A genomic segment from Tachysurus fulvidraco isolate hzauxx_2018 chromosome 21, HZAU_PFXX_2.0, whole genome shotgun sequence encodes:
- the c21h5orf15 gene encoding keratinocyte-associated transmembrane protein 2, whose product MVSPAHSATNSRFKMATLTKLKQRDSNTFLAAVLSVLQLTLVTCSLSDTYELPVVKESENIQNFTNSTSQSISNYYKNISETQNLMKSNKVVIAQLTTITATVDATTAPPKSTSAAEMIPEDSKSIEMNHNVPKSANHPEHELPIITDLAGEDPSLALNFESTTSIYHTNINVDYEDEDDNDDEGDDYGTHTENNQQDKSENFSQDDANYIKDIAEDMHESPGKIDIHMKDTTIYATQDEDSHFFFHLVIIALLVAIVYITYHNKKKIMLLAQSRRWREGLCTRSIEYHRLDQNVDEAMPSLKMTNKYVF is encoded by the exons ATGGTTAGTCCCGCCCACTCTGCTACCAACAGCCGTTTCAAGATGGCGACATTGACAAAGCTGAAGCAGCGAGATTCGAACACATTTTTAGCAGCTGTTTTGTCCGTTTTACAGCTTACACTTGTAACATGCTCATTATCAGACACTT ATGAACTTCCTGTGGTAAAAGAATCAGAAAACATCCAAAATTTCACTAACAGCACCTCCCAATCCATATCAAATTATTACAAGAATATTTCAGAAACCCAAAACCTGATGAAATCCAACAAAGTGGTTATTGCTCAGCTAACTACCATCACTGCAACAGTGGATGCAACAACAGCACCACCCAAATCAACTAGTGCGGCTGAGATGATTCCAGAAGATTCCAAATCTATTGAGATGAACCACAATGTGCCAAAGTCAGCTAACCATCCTGAACATGAGTTACCTATTATCACTGACTTGGCTGGAGAAGATCCAAGTCTTGCtctcaattttgaatccaccaCTTCTATCTACCACACAAATATTAATGTGGACTATGAGGATGAAGACgataatgatgatgaaggtgatgactATGGAACACATACAGAGAATAATCAACAGGACAAAAGTGAAAATTTCAGCCAGGATGATGCCAATTATATCAAGGATATTGCTGAAGACATGCATGAGAGTCCTGGTAAAATTGATATTCACATGAAGGACACCACCATCTATGCCACTCAAGATGAAGACTCGCATTTCTTCTTCCACCTGGTGATCATTGCTTTGCTGGTGGCCATAGTGTACATCACCTACCACAATAAAAAGAAG ATCATGCTCCTGGCTCAGAGTCGGCGCTGGAGGGAAGGCCTTTGCACCCGCAGTATAGAATATCATCGGCTTGACCAGAATGTTGATGAGGCAATGCCTTCATTGAAGATGACCAACAAATATGTCTTTTAA